A single window of Arcobacter venerupis DNA harbors:
- a CDS encoding DUF485 domain-containing protein, with protein MNTELVEKIKSNPKYHELVSKRNSFSLKLSLFVLAMFYSYILVIAFDKELLATKIGEGVMTYAFPVGAAIIIISFITTLIYVRRANSEFEDLTNDIKKQALGDK; from the coding sequence ATGAATACTGAATTAGTAGAAAAGATTAAATCTAATCCAAAGTATCATGAGTTAGTTTCAAAAAGAAATTCGTTTTCTTTAAAACTTTCATTATTTGTCTTAGCTATGTTTTATAGCTATATTTTAGTTATCGCTTTTGATAAAGAGCTTTTAGCTACAAAAATCGGTGAAGGTGTTATGACTTATGCATTTCCAGTTGGAGCTGCAATTATCATTATCAGTTTTATTACAACATTAATTTATGTTAGAAGAGCTAATAGTGAATTTGAAGATTTAACAAATGACATTAAAAAACAAGCACTAGGAGACAAATAA